In Streptomyces sclerotialus, one genomic interval encodes:
- a CDS encoding NAD(P)-dependent oxidoreductase, translating into MSRQGVTLIGLGPMGQAMVRALLAAGHPVTVWNRTPGKADGLVAEGAVRAATVADALAANELVVLSLTDYAAMYAVLEPAAAALDGRVVVNLSSDTPEQARAGAEWAARHGARYLTGGVQVPARLIGQPGSATFYSGPEDVFEAHRATLEVLTEADHRGADPGLSQVYYQALMTVFWTTMTAHLQAQALVGAHGVTAAEYLPYAVQAAETAAYFLPGIAKDVEAGRYPGDEGTLAMCAASAEHALHAARDAGLDTTVPAALAALFGRGVAEGHGAESFTSLVEVLRKPAA; encoded by the coding sequence CTGATCGGCCTCGGGCCGATGGGGCAGGCGATGGTCCGGGCGCTGCTGGCGGCCGGACACCCGGTGACGGTGTGGAACCGGACCCCGGGCAAGGCGGACGGCCTGGTGGCGGAGGGGGCGGTGCGGGCCGCCACGGTCGCGGACGCGCTCGCGGCCAACGAGCTGGTGGTGCTGAGCCTGACCGACTACGCCGCGATGTACGCCGTACTGGAGCCGGCCGCCGCCGCGCTGGACGGGCGGGTCGTGGTCAACCTCAGCTCCGACACCCCGGAGCAGGCCCGCGCGGGTGCGGAGTGGGCGGCCCGGCACGGCGCCCGGTACCTCACCGGCGGCGTGCAGGTCCCGGCGCGGCTGATCGGGCAGCCGGGGTCCGCGACCTTCTACAGCGGCCCGGAGGACGTCTTCGAGGCGCACCGCGCCACGTTGGAGGTGCTCACCGAAGCTGATCACCGGGGCGCCGACCCGGGCCTCTCGCAGGTCTACTACCAGGCCCTGATGACGGTCTTCTGGACGACGATGACCGCCCACCTCCAGGCGCAGGCGCTGGTGGGCGCGCACGGCGTCACGGCGGCCGAGTACCTGCCGTACGCGGTGCAGGCGGCCGAAACCGCGGCGTACTTCCTGCCGGGCATCGCGAAGGACGTCGAGGCCGGGCGGTACCCGGGCGACGAGGGCACCCTCGCGATGTGCGCGGCCAGCGCCGAGCACGCGCTGCACGCGGCGCGGGACGCGGGGCTGGACACCACGGTGCCCGCGGCCCTGGCGGCGCTGTTCGGCCGGGGGGTGGCCGAGGGGCACGGTGCGGAGAGCTTCACCAGCCTTGTCGAGGTGCTGCGGAAGCCCGCTGCCTGA
- a CDS encoding alpha/beta hydrolase — translation MPSHPTADFARSCVPSITSSGRRVALLTDDGVCIEAEYSPRADAPSAAPDGLVVVLAHGFTGSLDRPALRRAAAAFAQYTPVITFSFRGHGRSGGRSTVGDREVLDLAAAVRWARALGHTRVATVGFSMGGSVVVRHAALYHPEHEGRTGAHTDMVVAVSAPARWYYRGTAAMRQLHWVVERPLGRLVGRLGLRTRIHSEAWDPVPLSPTEAAAGIAPTPLLIVHGDRDPYFPLDHPRALAAAAAPGSADLWIERGYGHAENAAAPELLDRIAGWLRQRASAAPRQGW, via the coding sequence TAGCCCTGTTGACGGACGACGGCGTGTGCATCGAGGCCGAGTACTCCCCTCGCGCCGACGCGCCGTCCGCCGCGCCCGACGGCCTCGTCGTGGTCCTCGCGCACGGCTTCACCGGCTCCCTGGACCGCCCCGCGCTGCGCCGTGCCGCCGCCGCGTTCGCCCAGTACACCCCCGTGATCACCTTCTCGTTCCGGGGCCACGGCCGTTCGGGTGGGCGGTCGACGGTGGGCGACCGGGAGGTGCTGGACCTGGCGGCCGCGGTGCGCTGGGCGCGCGCCCTGGGCCACACCCGGGTGGCCACGGTCGGCTTCTCGATGGGCGGCTCGGTGGTCGTCCGGCACGCCGCCCTGTACCACCCGGAGCACGAGGGGCGCACAGGTGCGCACACCGACATGGTGGTGGCGGTGAGCGCTCCTGCCCGCTGGTATTACCGCGGTACCGCGGCGATGCGGCAGCTGCACTGGGTGGTGGAGCGGCCGCTGGGCCGCCTGGTGGGGCGGCTGGGGCTGCGCACCCGTATCCACTCCGAGGCGTGGGACCCGGTGCCGCTCTCCCCCACCGAAGCGGCTGCCGGGATCGCCCCCACGCCGCTGCTGATCGTGCACGGCGACCGCGATCCGTACTTCCCGCTGGACCATCCCCGGGCCCTCGCTGCCGCCGCCGCGCCCGGCTCCGCCGACCTGTGGATCGAGCGTGGCTACGGCCACGCGGAGAACGCGGCGGCCCCGGAACTGCTGGACCGGATCGCGGGGTGGCTCAGGCAGCGGGCTTCCGCAGCACCTCGACAAGGCTGGTGA